From Nocardia sp. NBC_00416:
GTCACGGGGTACATCGACTCAGGGATACCCGGTCATTACAAAATTCTCGGGTCCAGTGACATGTGTCACGATATCTGATCGAGATAGGCGGCTGAGCGCAATATTTTCGACCTCTACCTGCAGTTTTGCCGAACCGAGCCGAATGCGGCACACATTCGGAATGTAACGGTGATCAGCGGAGAACGATTCCGGCGCAAGCCACCATTTCGCTGGGCCTATGCGCTGAGCGGTCCGAAATGACCCGATTCACCACACTGGATGACGTCCCGGATGGACACCCGGTGAAATACTCCCGCAAAAGATATATATAGAGGGACGCGACCGGCCCCGGGACACGATCGGCGAAACAGGGACCCGCCCGCTCGACCTGGTGACCCACCGATCGAACCTCCCGCGTCCCCCGCATGCGCGGCGGCACCGGTCCCGGATACGACGCGGGGCCCCGCACCTTTCGGTGCGGGGCCCCGCTACATCGTCACATCACTCAGATGGAGCGAACATCCTGAGCCTGCGGACCCTTCTGGCCCTGCCCGATCTCGAACTCCACCCGCTGGCCCTCTTCGAGGGACCGGAAGCCACTTCCGGAAACCGCGGAGTAATGCACGAAGACGTCAGGTCCGCCCCCGTCTTGCGCGATGAAGCCGAAGCCCTTCTCGCTGTTGAACCACTTCACACTGCCTTGAGCCATGATACTTACTTCATACTTTCTGTTGCGAGCCAGACGGATCACGGTCGATCCATCCTGATCTCTCTGACAACGATGCCACGTCCCGGAAAGTTCCGGCACCTCGAAAACTCCCCACTGTGAGGGAGAACGCGACAGGCGGGGTCCGGATATGACACTGCGCCGACTCCGATCGGAAGCCGCGGATCGACCACTCGTGCCGGTCGCCGAATGCTGCCGGGGAAATCCCGTAGTACTCAGGGATGATTCTTTCCCGGAATCTTCCGAAGGCCTGTGACATTCGTGACGACTACGCGAAGGTGAATGCCTATCGCCTTCTCGCGCGGCCTCTCCGCGGCGCCGGAAGGCGCATTACGAGAGGATTCGAAGTGTTGCGCAAGACAAGTGCATCCGCGACCCGCCGGGCCACCGCCCGGATCGCCGTCGCTGGTGTGATAGCCCTGCTCCCGCCGGCTGCCCTGGCCGCCGGCGCGGTGGCCGATCCGGCGGCGTCGGCGCCCGGGTACACCGAAGTCGACCGGGATCGGCACGGCGATCACGACCGCGATCACCACCGTGATCGCGATGACCACTGGAACCGCGGCGACCATCGAGACCGCGACGACCACTGGAACCGGCACGGGGATCGCGGCTGGGATGATCCGGCGAACTGGGCCCGCCACCTGCTGCGCGGCCTGTTCGGCAGCAGCTGACCGCGCGCGGGCCCGACGAACACGCCGGGCCCGCGTCGCCCACTGGACCACCCCGCGCCCGTGGACCGATTACGACGTTCGGTTGTCCACACAACGGTTTCCGGTCCCGCACTCACCGGAGGCGACCCGGTTGTACGCCCGTAGCGTAATTCGTCCGGGCCTGCCGATCCGGTTCTAGGCTCGATCCATGACCGAGCCCCGCAGACTCCACTCGATCCCCGGTGGACGCGCCGAGCGGCCGCCTCGCCGACCGGCGGACCAGCCCGAACCGCTGTGGCGCGAGGTGCTCGGCGAACATTTGCGCACCCTGCGCCGCGAACACTGCGAAACGCTTGCCGAAACCGCCGAGCGCGCGGGCGTTTCCCCGCAGTATCTGTCCGAGGTCGAACGCGGCCGGAAGGAGCCGTCGAGCGAGATGATCGCGGCGCTGGCCGGCGCCCTGGGCACCTCCCTCGGCGAGCTCACCGGCGTGGTCTCCGAGCGGCTCCGGTCCCACCGGCGGTCCGCGGTCGCACCCGGGTCCGGCGCCGGACCGAATGTGTTGCTCCGGGCCGCCTGACCCGATCGGTCACCCGGGAATCACGCTCGCCCGGCCGGTTCGGTGAGCCCCCTTATCCGAACGCGCCCGGCAGGCCGCGGCCACCCGCCCGGATCGCGACGCGCCACCTCAACCCCGCGGCTCGAGAATCCGGTCCACCAATCCGTATTCGACAGCGCTCTGCGCGGTGAACACCCGGTCGCGGTCGGTGTCGTGCCGGAGCCGTTCGGCCGTCTGCCCGGTGTGGCGGGACAGGATGGATTCGATCTCGGCCCGCATCCGCACCAGTTCGTCGGCCTGCAGGATCAGATCGGGGATCGCGCCCCGGCCCTGCGCCGCCGGCTGGTGCAGCACCACCCGGGCGTGCGGGAGCATCGATCGGTGCCCGGGGGCGCCGCCGGCCAGTAGCACCGCGCCGACCGCGATGGCCTGTCCGACGCAGGTGGTGTGCACCGGCGCGCCGATGTGCTGAATGGTGTCGTACACCGCGAGCATGGACGAGAGATCACCGCCTTCGCAGTTCACGTAGAAGTGGATCTCCTGTCCCGGGCTCTCCGATTCCAGGTGCAGCAGTTGCGCGATGAGCGCGTTGGCCACACCCGAATCGATGGGGGTGCCGAGGTAGACGATCCGTTCGGCGAGCAGATGCGAATAGATGTCGGTGATCCGCTCACCGCGCGGGTGCTGGGCGATCACGTTGGGAATGGTGTACGTGCTCATGGCGTGCCCTCTCGGCTCGAATGCGCTGCTGATCGCGTCGCCCGCGAATCCGGTCATGCGGAGATCCCCACCCGCTGCCGCTGCGGGACGACCTGCCCGAACTCGCCGACGATATGGTCGATGAACCCGTACTCCTTGGCTTGTTCGGCGTTGAACCAGCGGTCGTGCAGCGAGTCGTCGTAGACCCGGTCGTAGGGCTGCCCGGTGTCCTCGGAGATCAGGCCGAGGACGGTTTCCACGGTGTAGCGCAGATCGTCGGCCTGGACCTCGACATCGACGGCCGTGCCGCCGATTCCCGCCGACCCCTGGTGCATCAGGATCCGGGCGTGCGGAAGCGCGAAGCGTCTGCCCCGGGTGCCCGAGGACAGCAGGAATTGTCCGGCGCTGCACGCGAGGCCCAGGGCGAGGGTGGAGACCGGGCAGGGCACCAGCCGGATGACGTCGCGAATGGCGAGCATGGCAGGGACCGAACCGCCGGGTGAGTGGATCCACAGCGAGATGCCGGCCTCGCTGTCCTCGGCGGCGAGGGTGAGGAACTGGGTGGCGAGCAGGGTTCCGTTGTCGTCGTCGAGCGGACCGTCGAGTACGAGGATGCGCCGGGCGAGCAGTTGTTCGCGGGCGCGCCAGCTGAAGAGCGGGGATTTTTCGTCGTCGTGAGCCATGTTCTCACCGTGCCCGACCAGGGCGGGGACCGGCACCGCACGCTGCTGTGAGCGGATCTGCTCTCAGCAGCGCGGCCGGATCCGTCCGCCGATCGATACCCGAGCTTCACGCTGCGATACGTGACCGAAACACAGCGTCCCTAGCGTAATTCCTCGTATACGCCGCTGTATACAGCGAGCCGGATGAGCAAGTCAGCGGGCTGACCTGTCCTGAGTGGAGGCCGAACGGTCATGAATGCAGCCAGAACCGAGAAACTCGGAAAACCCATGACAGGCGTGGCGAAGCGCCACCCACGAAAGAGGCGGGCCCGCCGGTTGCTCGCCCTGCCGGCCGCCCTGTGCGCAACCGCGCTGGCCGTGACCGCCTGCGGTAGCTCGGCATCGGACCAGGTCGGCGCGAGCACACAATCCTGTGTCGATACCGCGGGCCCGGCGATCAAGGTCGGATCGCTGAACTCGCTGTCGGGCACGATGGCCATCTCCGAGGTCACCGTGCGGGATTCCATCCGGCTGGCGGTCGACGAGATCAATGCCGCCGGTGGTGTCCTGGGCAAGCAGATCCAACTGGTCGGTGAGGACGGCGCCTCGGAGCCGACGGTCTTCGCCGAGAAGGCGGAGAAGCTGATCAGCAGCGATTGCGTCGCCGCCGTGTTCGGCGGCTGGACCTCCTCCAGTCGCAAGGCGATGCTGCCGGTGTTCGAGGATCGCAATGCGCTGCTGTACTACCCGGTCCAGTACGAGGGCCTCGAATCCTCGAAGAACATCTTCTACACCGGCGCCACCACCAACCAGCAGATCGTGCCCGCACTGGACTATCTCAAGGGTCGCGGCGTCAAATCGCTGTATCTCGTCGGTAGCGACTATGTCTTCCCGCAGACGGCGAACCGCATCATCAAGGCCTACGCCGAGGCGAACGGAATCGAGATCAAGGGCGAGGACTACACCCCGCTGGGTTCCACCGATTTCTCGACGATCGTCAACAAGGTGCGCGGCGCGGACGCCGACGCGGTGTTCAACACCCTCAACGGCGATTCCAACGTGGCGTTCTTCCGGGAGTACAAGAACGTCGGCCTGAACCCGAAGGATATGCCGGTCGTCTCGGTGTCCATCGCCGAGGAGGAGGTCGGCGGTATCGGTGTGCAGAACATCGCCGGTCAGCTGACGGCCTGGAACTACTACCAGACTGTGAACAACCCCGAGAACAACGCCTTCGTCAAGGCCTACAAAGCGAAATACGGCGCGAACAAGCCGACCTCGGATCCGATGGAAGCCGCCTACGTGTCGGTGTACCTGTGGAAGAACACCGTGGAGAAGGCGCAGTCGTTCGCGGTGCCGGAGGTGCAGAAAGCCGCCGGCGGCGTCACCTTCGCCGCGCCCGAGGGCCCGGTGACCATCGACGGCGAGAACAACCACATCACCAAAACCGCCCGCATCGGTGAGATCCGCCCCGACGGCCTGATCTACAGCGTCTGGGATTCGGGACAGCCCGTCGCACCGGACCCGTACCTCACCGGCTACTCGTGGGCCGAAGGACTCGGGGGCTGACGCGTAGTGGAAGCACTCATCGGCCAGCTGTTCACCGGCCTGAGCCTGGGTTCCATCCTGTTGCTCGCGGCCCTGGGACTATCGCTGACCTTCGGTCAGATGGGGGTCATCAACATGGCCCACGGCGCGTTCATCATGGCGGGTTCCTATACGGCCTACACGGTGCAGGAATACCTCGTCTCCAATGCCGAGGTCTCCCTCATCGTCTCGCTGCTCGTCGGGTTCCTGGTCGGTGGTCTGATGGGCGTCGCCCTCGAGGTGATGCTGATCAAACGCATGTACGACCGGCCGCTGGACACCCTGCTGGTGACCTTCGGCGTGGGCCTGATCCTGCAGCAGGCGGCGCGCGACATCTTCGGCGCGCCGGCCGTACGTGTGGTGACGCCGGAGTGGCTCGGCGGCGGGGTGGAGATCCTGGGGGCCGTGGTCCCCAAGACTCGGATCTTCATCATGCTGCTCGCGGTACTCTGCGTGACCGCCATCGCGGTGACCATGAAATACACCGCGATGGGCCGCCGGATCCGCGCTGTGGTCCAGCATCGTGATCTCGCGGAAACCAGCGGGATCTCCAGCCGCGGCACCGATATCACGACGTTCTTCCTCGGTTCCGGGCTCGCCGGAGTGGCCGGAGTGGCGCTCACCCTGATCGGCTCCACCAGCTCCAACACCGGCGCCGCCTACCTGGTGGACGCGTTCCTGGTGGTGGTCATCGGCGGTCTCGGGCAGATCCGGGGCGCGGTGATCGCCGCGGTGGCACTGGGTCTGCTGAATTCGTTCATCGAGTACAGCACCACCGCCTCGGTGGCGAAGGTGATCGTATTCGTCATCATCGTGATCTTCCTGCAGGTCCGCCCGCAGGGACTGTTCATGATCCGGTCGAGGAGTCTGGTATGAGGGGATTCTTGACTACCCGCTGGAAGGCCTATTCAGGTTTCGCGATCGCCGCCGTACTGCTGTTCGCGGTGGCGCCCGCGGTGCTCTCGGACTTCCGGCTCAACCTGCTCGGCAAGTTCCTGTGCTTCGGCATCGTCGCCGTCGGCATCGGGCTGGCCTGGGGCCGGGGTGGCATGCTCACCCTGGGGCAGGGCGTGTTCTTCGGGCTCGGCGCCTACATCATGGCCATGCACCTGAAGATCTCCGACGCGCAGCTGCGCGGCGACGAGGTCCCCGATTTCATGCAGATCGCCGGTATGCGCGACCTGCCCGGATACTGGGTCCCGTTCGCCTCGCCGGTGGTCACCGTGCTCGGCATCCTGATCGTGCCGCCGCTGGTGGCGGTCGTGCTCGGACTCGGGGTGTTCAAGCGCAAGGTGAAGGGCGCGTATTTCGCGATCCTGTCCCAGGCGCTGGCCGCGGCCTTCGCGATCCTGCTGGTGGGCCAGCAGTCCACCGGCGGCAGCAACGGGCTCAACCGTTTCCGCAGTTTCTTCGGACTGGCGCTCAACGACCCGGTGAACCGGCGACTGCTGTTCTTCGTCGCGGCCGCCACCCTGCTGGTGATCGTCGCGCTGACCCGGCAGTTGATGTACAGCCGCTACGGCGAACTGCTGGTGGCGGTTCGCGACCAAGAAGAGCGGGTGCGCTTCCTCGGGTACGACCCGGCCAACGTCAAGGTGGTCGCGTATGCGGTGGCGGCACTGTTCGCCGGTATCGCCGGGGCGCTGTTCGTGCCGATCGTCGGGATCATCTCCCCCGCCGATATCGGGATCGTCCCGTCCATCGCCTTCCTCACCGGTGTCGCGATCGGCGGCCGCACCACGCTGCTCGGTCCGGTGCTGGGCGCGATCGCGGTGGCCTGGGCGCAGACCAGTCTGTCGGAGAATTTCCCCTCCGGCTGGGTCTACGCGCAGGGCGTCCTGTTCATCGTCGTGGTCGGCTTCTTCCCGGCCGGACTCGCGGGCCTGGTGACGCTGCTGCGACGGCGGAAACGGGACCCGGACAAGGAATCGGCGCCGCCCGGGCCGGCGCCGGAAACCGCGCCCGCTACCCCGGTAGGAGTGTCGTCATGACCCAGCAGGTGTCGAGCGAGACCCCGGTCATCGGCGGTAACGCCGGAATGCACAGCGATTACCTGGAGGTCCGGGGGCTGACGGTCGAATTCGACGGGTTCACCGCGGTCTCGAACGTGGATCTGACGCTGTTCCAGGGTGATCTGCGGTTCCTCATCGGCCCCAACGGGGCCGGGAAGACCACCATGATCGACGCGATCACCGGTCTGGTGCCGGCCACCGGGTCGGTGCAGAAGTCCGGGGTCGAACTACTGGGCAAGAAGGTGCATCAGATCGCCCGCCTCGGTGTGGGGCGCACCTTCCAGACCGCGAGCGTTTTCGAAGAGCTCTCGGTCCTGCAGAACCTCGATATCGCCGCGGGAGCCGGGCGGTCGGTGTGGACGATGCTGCGCCGACGGCCGGCCCGGGTCTCCGAGTCGATCGAACAGGCGTTGGAGACCATCGGGCTCACCCAGTTGCGGGACAAACCCGCCGGGACGCTGGCCCACGGCCAGAAGCAGTGGCTCGAGATCGGCATGCTGCTGGTCCAGGACGCCTCGGTACTGCTGCTGGACGAACCGGTCGCCGGTATGAGTCAGGAAGAGCGCGAGGAGACCGGGAACCTGCTGCGCCGCATCGGCGGTGAACGCACGGTCGTGGTCGTCGAGCACGATATGGATTTCATGCGCAGTTTCGCCACCTCGGTGACCGTGCTGGCGCGCGGCGCGGTACTCGCCGAAGGGACGGTGGCCGAGGTGCAGGCCGACCCGCTGGTCCAGGAGGCGTATCTGGGCACCTCCGCCGTCGCCGAGCGAGACGGTACGCGCGAGGCGGTAGCGGAGCCCCACCACTCAGGGCCCCCGCCCACTACCGATGGACAGGGAGTGTGACCCGATGCTGGAACTGATCGACGTTCACGCGGGCTACGGCCGCACCGAGGTGGTGCACGGAGTCGGGATCGAGGTCCCGGCCGACGGTGTCGCCGCGATCATGGGCCACAACGGCGCCGGGAAGACGACACTGTTGCGGGCGGCGGTCGGGCTGGTACGCGCCGACCGGGGTCGTATCCGCTTCGACGGCGCCGACATCACCTCGCTGCGACCGAGCGCACGCGTCCGCCGCGGTCTCGCCTATGTGCCGCAGGGCCAGCAGTGCTTCGGCCACCTCACCACCGCCGAGAACCTGCGGGTGGTGGCCGACGGTCGCAAACGCGGTGCGGCGCTGATCGACGAGATGCTGGATCTCTTTCCCGCTCTGAAGGATCTGCTCGACCGCCGCGCCGGACTGCTGTCGGGCGGGCAACGTCAGCAACTCGCCATCGCCCGGGCGCTGATCACCGAACCGCGCATGCTGATCCTCGACGAACCCACCGAGGGCATCCAGCCCTCGGTGGTCGCCGAGATCGAGAACACCATCACCGAACTGGTGAGCCGCGGTGGTCTCGGGGTGCTGCTGGTGGAACAGCACATCGGGTTCGCGTTGCGGGCCGCGAGCCGGTATTACGTGCTCGAGAGCGGCCGGGTCACTTCTACCGGGGCAGGCGGGGCCGGGGCTGTCGACACCGTCCGCGCCGCCATGACTCTCTAGGCTGCGCGTCGTGACCGAACCACGAAGCAAACGCGAATCACGCAGCGACACTGTGTACAAGGCGCTGCGCGACGAACTCATGGCGGGCGCGCTGGCGTCCGATGAGCGGCTCGGCGAGGAGCGGCTGGGCGAGCGCTACGGCGTCTCGCGGACCCCGGTACGGGAGGCGCTGGCCCGGTTGCAGGCCGACGGACTCGTCGAACGCCGCGACGCGGGTCTGTTCCCGTATCGCCCGCGCCTGGACACCCTGGGCGATTTCTACGAGCTGCGGATCACCTTGGAGGTGCAGGGCATCGGCCGCGTCGTCGACGATCCGGACCTGGGTCACGACCGCGCGATCCTGGGACCGGAGATCGACCGCTGGCGCGCGTTCCGCACCGCGCCCCCGGAGCCGGACGCCGGTTTCGTCGACGCCGACGAACAGTTCCACACCGTCCTGCTGGACTCCTCGGGCAACCATGCCCTGACCGACGCCCTGAAAACGGTGAACGCCCGGATCCGCCCGGTCCGAATGTTCGACTATCTGACCCCGGACCGCATGCTCGCGACCATCGACGAGCACATCGCCATCGGTGAGGCCGTCCTTGCGCGCGACCTGACCGGCGCGCGTGCGCAACTGCTCGCCCATATCGACCAGTCCCGCCGCGTGGTGGCCGACCGTGCCGGTCAAGTACTGCAACTGACCCGCTTGGCCCGCGCGACCAAGACCTGAAATCCCGGCTACTCCGGTAGCCGCACTGTCCACGCCGAGAGGATCGACCGTGACCGAGACCGCCCCGCAGTTGTATACGCAACTGCATACGCCGCTGCCCGCCTGCCTGCTGATCGCCAATCGCGGCGAGATCGCCTGCCGCATCCTGCGCACCGCCCGGCGGCTCGGGATAGCGACGGTCGCGGTGTTCTCCGACGCCGACGAGGGCGCCCGGCACGTCCGGATGGCGGATCACGCGGTCCGGCTCGGGCCCGCACCGGCCGCCGAGTCCTATCTGCGGGCCGACGCCGTGATCGAGGCGGCGCTGTCCACCGGCGCGACCGCGGTCCATCCCGGTTACGGATTCCTCTCCGAGAACGCCGATTTCGCCGCGGAGGTGGAGGCCGCCGGTCTCGCGTTCGTCGGTCCCGCCGCCGAACATCTGCGGCTCTTCGGTGACAAGCACAGCGCCCGCGAGGCCGCGGCGCACGCCGGTGTCCCGCTCGTCGCCGGCAGCGGTCTGCTCACCGGCCCGGACGAAGCGCTGGCGGAGGCCGACCGGATCGGATATCCGGTCATGCTGAAGGCGGCCGGGGGCGGCGGCGGTATCGGGATGGCCGCCTGCGCCGGACCCGCCGAGCTCACCGACGCCTATCAGCGCGTCATCCGGCTGGCACAGAAGAACTTCGGCTCCGCGGCGGTGTATCTGGAACGTTTCGTCGCCCGCGCCCGCCATGTGGAAGTGCAGATCTTCGGCGACGGGCGGGGCCGCGCCGTATCCCTGGGCACCCGCGACTGCAGCCTGCAACGCCGCAACCAGAAGGTCATCGAGGAGGCGCCCGCCCCCGGTCTCCCCTACACCGTCAGCGAACGACTGCTCGAATCGAGCCGGAGGCTGCTCGGTGAAGTCGGTTACCGCTCCGCCGGAACGGTCGAGTTCATCTACGACGTCGACCGGGGCGAGGCCTCGTTCCTCGAGGTGAACACCCGCCTGCAGGTGGAGCATCCGGTCACCGAGGCGGTCACCGGTGTGGACCTGGTCGAGTGGATGCTGCGCCTCGCGGGCGGCGACAGCGCGTTCCTCGACGCGATCCCCGACGCCGGCCCGCCCATCACCGGCTTCGCCGTGGAAGCGCGGGTCTACGCCGAGGACCCCGGCAACGACTACCGTCCCGGCGCCGGCACTCTCACCGGGGTCGAGATTCCCGGTGCGAGCGCGCGAGTGGAGACCTGGGTCGAAACCGGTACCGAGATCAGCCCCTACTACGACCCGCTGATCGCCAAGATCATCACCTCCGGCGCGAGCCGCCCCGAGGCCCTGCACCGGCTCCGCGCGGCACTGGACGAGACCCGGATGTTCGGCATCACCACCAACCTCCCCCAATTGCGCGCCGCCGCCACGAGTTCACCGATGCTCGACGCCCGCCACACCACGGCGACGCTCGGCAGCCTCGCCACGATCCGGCCCCGCCTCGAGATACTGCGGGCCGGTGTCTCCACCACCATCCAGGACTTTCCCGGCCGGCTCGGGCTCTGGAACGTGGGCATCCCGCCGTCGGGCGCGTTCGACGATCTGTCCTTCCAACTGGCCAACCACGCGGTCGGGAATTCGCTGGGCGAGAACGGTCTCGAAGCCACCCTGCTGGGCCCCCGGATCCGCTGCACCGACTCCACGATCGTCTGCGTGACCGGCGCCGACGCTCCCGTCACGGTGGACGACCAGCCGGTCCCGATGTGGGAGCCGGTTACGGTCCCCGCCGGTTCGGTGCTCGAGATCGGAGCCCCCCACGACACCGGTCTGCGCACCTACCTCGCCATCCGCGGCGGCATCCTGGCCCCCGACTACCACGGCAGCGCGGCCACTTTCACCCTCGGCGGGTTCGGCGGTATCACCGGCCGCGCCGTCGCCACCGGCGATATCCTCGGCATCAAACCCGACGCGGGCGGTCTGCTGGAACCCGCGCCCATCCCGGTCGGCGAACGCCCGGAGTTCGGCCATACCTGGTACGTCGGGGTCGGCGAAGGTCCCCAGCCCGCGCCCGACTACTTCACCCCCGCCGATATCGCCCAGTTCTACGACGCCACCTGGCAGGTGCAGGCCCACGCCAACCGCACCGGACTGCGCCTGGCCGGCCCGAAACCGACCTGGTCGCGCACCGACGGCGGGGACGCCGGCCTCCATCCCTCCAACCTGCACGACTGCCCGTACAGTGTCGGCGCGCTCAACTTGTCCGGCGACACCCCGATCCTGCTCGGCCCCGACGGCCCGAGCCTGGGCGGTTTCGCCTGCCCGCTGACCGTGGTCTCCGCCCACCGCTGGAAACTGGGCCAGATGCGGCCCGGCGACCAGGTCCGATTCGTCCCGGTCGCCGACGACCGCACCGCCGAGTTCCGCTCCTCACCCGCGCTGCGCGGCCGCGGACTCCCCGCTCCCGAACTGCTCGGCGCCCGCGAGCAGGACAACGGCGTCCTCGGCCGTCGGGACGCCGACACCGGCACGCCGGAGGTCAAATACCTGCGCGGCGGCGACGACAATGTGCTGATCGAATACGGCCCGATGGAACTCGATCTGGGTCTGCGGATGCGCGTCCACGCACTGAGCGAACGCCTCGAACACGCCTCCATTCCCGGACTGATCGATATCACCCCCGGTGTGCGCTCCCTGCACCTGCACTTCGACCCCGACGTCATCGACCAGCGCACGGTGGTCCGCCTCCTCGGCGAACTCGAGGACGATATCCCCGATACCGCCGACCTGCGGGTCCCGAGCCGTCATCTCGAGCTGCCCCTGTCCTTCGACGACCCGACCATCGGGCAGGCGATCGAGCGCTACGGCCGCGGCGTCCGTCCCGATGCTCCCTGGCTGCCGTCGAATATCGAGTTCATCCGGCGCATCAACGGTCTGGACAGCGTCGACGAGGTGCGCGATATCGTTTTCGACGCCCGATACATGGTGCTCGGACTCGGCGACGTCTACCTGGGCGCGCCGCTGGCCGTCCCACTGGATCCCCGGCACCGCCTGGTCACCACCAAATACAATCCCGCCCGCACCTGGACCCCCTCCGACGCCGTCGGCATCGGCGGCAAGTACCTCTGCGTCTACGGTATGGAATCCCCCGGCGGCTACCAGCTGGTCGGGCGCACGATCCCGATCTGGTCCGGTTACCGGCAGCGTCCCCCGTTCGAATCCGGTAAGCCCTGGCTGCTGCGGTTCTTCGACCGGATCAGCTGGTACCCGGTCTCCGCCGAGGAACTGCTCGACCTCCGCGCCGATATGTCCGCCGGCCGCTTCGAGATGCGCACGACCACCGGTGAATTCGCGTTCGCCGAGCATCTCGATTTCCTCCGCGAGAACGCGCGCGAGATCGCCGTCACCGAGGAACACCGCCAGGCCGCGTTCGCCGCGGAACGGCGCCGGTGGGAGGAGAGCGGCGAACTCAGCGACCGCGCCGAGCCGGAGCCCGCACCCGAGACGAGCGCCGACGAACTCGACCTGCCCGCGAACGCCCATATCGCCGCGGCGCCCATGATGGCCAATGTCTGGCGAGTGGAGGTCGGCGAGGGCGAATACG
This genomic window contains:
- the uca gene encoding urea carboxylase, whose protein sequence is MTETAPQLYTQLHTPLPACLLIANRGEIACRILRTARRLGIATVAVFSDADEGARHVRMADHAVRLGPAPAAESYLRADAVIEAALSTGATAVHPGYGFLSENADFAAEVEAAGLAFVGPAAEHLRLFGDKHSAREAAAHAGVPLVAGSGLLTGPDEALAEADRIGYPVMLKAAGGGGGIGMAACAGPAELTDAYQRVIRLAQKNFGSAAVYLERFVARARHVEVQIFGDGRGRAVSLGTRDCSLQRRNQKVIEEAPAPGLPYTVSERLLESSRRLLGEVGYRSAGTVEFIYDVDRGEASFLEVNTRLQVEHPVTEAVTGVDLVEWMLRLAGGDSAFLDAIPDAGPPITGFAVEARVYAEDPGNDYRPGAGTLTGVEIPGASARVETWVETGTEISPYYDPLIAKIITSGASRPEALHRLRAALDETRMFGITTNLPQLRAAATSSPMLDARHTTATLGSLATIRPRLEILRAGVSTTIQDFPGRLGLWNVGIPPSGAFDDLSFQLANHAVGNSLGENGLEATLLGPRIRCTDSTIVCVTGADAPVTVDDQPVPMWEPVTVPAGSVLEIGAPHDTGLRTYLAIRGGILAPDYHGSAATFTLGGFGGITGRAVATGDILGIKPDAGGLLEPAPIPVGERPEFGHTWYVGVGEGPQPAPDYFTPADIAQFYDATWQVQAHANRTGLRLAGPKPTWSRTDGGDAGLHPSNLHDCPYSVGALNLSGDTPILLGPDGPSLGGFACPLTVVSAHRWKLGQMRPGDQVRFVPVADDRTAEFRSSPALRGRGLPAPELLGAREQDNGVLGRRDADTGTPEVKYLRGGDDNVLIEYGPMELDLGLRMRVHALSERLEHASIPGLIDITPGVRSLHLHFDPDVIDQRTVVRLLGELEDDIPDTADLRVPSRHLELPLSFDDPTIGQAIERYGRGVRPDAPWLPSNIEFIRRINGLDSVDEVRDIVFDARYMVLGLGDVYLGAPLAVPLDPRHRLVTTKYNPARTWTPSDAVGIGGKYLCVYGMESPGGYQLVGRTIPIWSGYRQRPPFESGKPWLLRFFDRISWYPVSAEELLDLRADMSAGRFEMRTTTGEFAFAEHLDFLRENAREIAVTEEHRQAAFAAERRRWEESGELSDRAEPEPAPETSADELDLPANAHIAAAPMMANVWRVEVGEGEYVEAGGTLLVLEAMKMELPVLAEVSGTVRTIIVAAGDQVTTGAPLVAIETEGAA